The Carassius gibelio isolate Cgi1373 ecotype wild population from Czech Republic chromosome B9, carGib1.2-hapl.c, whole genome shotgun sequence genome includes a region encoding these proteins:
- the hspbap1 gene encoding HSPB1-associated protein 1 homolog — MASKPFTPGETRRIVQFLQKPAVFLNMTTDWPALHWTVKHLSTCLTDRLRFRIGKRTEDVAPLFETECFYIEATIKEFLSWTANEDQSLVGPFSDYHCKEFWAYADYKYIAQLFQDKPAMFQDVVWSDFGFSGRDGRDSTLWIGTQGANTPCHLDSYGCNLVFQIQGRKRWHLFPPDDSHCLYPTRVPYEESSVFSQVSVVQPDLKKFPAFRRARVHTVTLQPGQVLFVPRHWWHYVESVDPVTVSVNSWIEMDMDDEARVGEALTKTIVCALKGAPSLDNNDRWLNPTEDGVSSHDENMQYLNLAVKACMEKRRDDDTEGTASLAELRKRDSSGLLKTPTSLSFVVPFGPHLIPVNLAHKPTYTCPKDTSCYRYNELSRCQSTSQDEDEPRSDNELHQRSGLHAHQETGSPETSGGGAGLHISTNDMLQFLVHPDVITLVTRLIMCRQRELHS; from the exons ATGGCTTCAAAACCCTTTACCCCAGGAGAGACGAGGAGGATTGTCCAGTTTCTACAGAAACCTGCTGTGTTCCTGAACATGACCACAGATTGGCCAGCATTGCACTGGACTGTGAAGCATCTGTCAACTTGCCTTACAGATAGGCTTCGATTCCGTATTGGGAAAAGGACTGAGGATgtgg CTCCTCTTTTCGAAACGGAGTGTTTCTACATTGAAGCAACCATTAAAGAGTTTCTGTCCTGGACTGCCAATGAAGATCAATCTCTTGTTGGGCCATTTTCTGACTATCACTGCAAAGAATTCTGGGCTTATGCTGATTACAAGTACATTGCCCAGCTTTTTCAGGATAAACCTGCCATGTTTCAG GATGTGGTGTGGTCCGACTTTGGCTTTTCTGGTCGAGATGGACGAGACAGCACACTTTGGATTGGGACGCAGGGTGCTAACACTCCTTGTCACCTTGACTCTTATGGATGCAATCTTGTCTTCCAGATCCAAGGCAG AAAACGCTGGCATCTCTTTCCTCCCGATGACTCACACTGTCTCTACCCAACACGTGTACCATACGAGGAGTCCAGCGTGTTCAGCCAGGTCAGTGTCGTCCAGCCAGACCTGAAGAAGTTCCCAGCGTTCAGAAGAGCTCGAGTCCACACCGTCACTCTGCAGCCTGGTCAG GTTCTGTTTGTCCCCAGACATTGGTGGCACTATGTGGAGTCAGTGGATCCAGTGACTGTCAGTGTGAACTCCTGGATTGAGATG GACATGGATGATGAAGCCAGAGTAGGAGAAGCTCTCACTAAGACGATTGTGTGTGCCCTAAAGGGTGCCCCCAGTTTAGACAACAATGACCGCTGGCTCAATCCTACTGAG GATGGGGTTTCTTCACATGATGAAAACATGCAGTATTTGAACCTAGCAGTAAAGGCTTGTATGGAAAAGAGGAGAGATGATGATACTGAAGGCACGGCCTCACTTGCAGAGCTGAGAAAGCGCGACTCCAGCGGACTGTTAAAGACTCCAACGTCTCTTTCTTTCGTGGTTCCCTTTGGACCTCATCTCATTCCTGTTAATTTGGCTCACAAACCCACATACACCTGCCCAAAGGACACATCTTGTTACAGGTACAATGAGCTGTCACGGTGCCAAAGTACATCCCAAGATGAAGATGAACCAAGAAGTGACAATGAACTTCATCAAAGATCCGGTCTGCATGCACATCAGGAAACAGGAAGTCCAGAAACCTCAGGAGGAGGTGCTGGTTTGCACATATCGACCAATGACATGCTCCAGTTCCTGGTACACCCTGATGTCATCACTCTGGTTACAAGGCTAATCATGTGTCGACAAAGAGAACTCCACTCTTAA